Proteins co-encoded in one Candidatus Thiodictyon syntrophicum genomic window:
- a CDS encoding type II toxin-antitoxin system Phd/YefM family antitoxin, with product MRQWALQDAKARFSEVVRLACEHEPQEITLRGEPAVVVLSRVEFDRLTKPRESLVEFMRRSPLYGADDLELVRDQSLTREVEL from the coding sequence ATGCGTCAATGGGCGTTACAAGATGCCAAGGCCCGCTTCAGCGAGGTGGTACGGCTGGCGTGCGAGCATGAGCCGCAGGAGATCACCTTACGCGGTGAGCCCGCGGTGGTGGTGTTGTCTCGCGTCGAGTTCGACCGGTTGACCAAACCGCGCGAATCGCTGGTGGAGTTCATGCGGCGCTCTCCTCTATACGGGGCGGATGACCTGGAGTTGGTGCGCGATCAGAGCCTCACGCGCGAGGTCGAACTGTGA